The Desulfovibrio desulfuricans genome has a window encoding:
- a CDS encoding PstS family phosphate ABC transporter substrate-binding protein — protein MSIGKLLATALTVLSLSAPAMAAQQVVINGSTTVLPVVQKAGEAFMASHPDVELSISGGGSGNGIKALIEKQCDIAMSSRDIKEKEVEAAKKNGVTPNRVVVAIDAIVPVVNPANPVAALTTAQLRDIYAGKITNWKEIGGQDGKIVVISRDTSSGTFECWQELIMKEERVNPAALMQASNGAVVQAVSKNKNALGYVGLGYLDKSTKGLKVNDVTATAQTALSKQWPIARELFVFTNGTPAGGAKAFVDYLLDPGKGQKNVLEVGYVPLGK, from the coding sequence ATGTCTATCGGAAAACTGCTCGCCACTGCCCTCACGGTTCTGAGCCTCAGCGCTCCTGCCATGGCTGCCCAACAGGTCGTCATCAACGGTTCCACCACGGTTCTTCCTGTGGTTCAGAAAGCTGGCGAAGCTTTCATGGCCTCCCACCCCGATGTGGAACTGAGCATTTCCGGCGGCGGTTCCGGCAACGGCATCAAGGCCCTCATTGAAAAGCAGTGCGACATCGCCATGAGCTCGCGCGACATCAAGGAAAAGGAAGTTGAAGCCGCCAAGAAAAACGGCGTGACCCCCAACCGCGTTGTTGTTGCTATTGACGCCATCGTGCCTGTGGTCAACCCCGCCAACCCGGTTGCCGCCCTCACCACTGCCCAACTGCGCGACATCTATGCCGGCAAGATCACCAACTGGAAGGAAATTGGCGGCCAGGACGGCAAGATCGTTGTCATCTCCCGCGATACGTCCTCCGGTACCTTTGAATGCTGGCAGGAACTTATCATGAAGGAAGAGCGCGTTAACCCCGCTGCTCTCATGCAGGCTTCCAACGGCGCCGTGGTGCAGGCCGTTTCCAAGAACAAGAACGCTCTGGGCTATGTTGGCCTTGGCTATCTCGACAAGTCCACCAAGGGCCTCAAGGTCAATGATGTGACCGCCACCGCCCAGACCGCCCTTTCCAAGCAGTGGCCCATCGCCCGCGAACTTTTTGTCTTCACCAACGGCACGCCTGCTGGCGGCGCCAAGGCCTTTGTGGATTACCTGCTGGATCCCGGCAAGGGCCAGAAGAACGTGCTTGAAGTGGGTTATGTGCCCCTGGGCAAGTAG
- the pstC gene encoding phosphate ABC transporter permease subunit PstC, with product MRSRDIKEKAVRVTLTTMAGSSLLALAGIVIFLFMEGLPLFSEYPFLNFLFGHLWYPTEEPGLFGIFPLLVASLAVTVLSSLLAVPMGVLTAVYLTEIAHPNVRRIIKPFVELLAALPSVVLGFLGMVVLAPFLQDFLDAATGLNLLNASLVLALMSVPTICSVSEDALFGVPRDLREASLALGATRWQTTVRVVIPAALSGIGTAVMLGMSRAIGETMVVLMVAGGAGIIPTSLLDPVRPMPASIAAEMAEAAFRSEHYHALFAIGIVLFFLTLAFNLAAGYIAEKHRQVGTSSL from the coding sequence ATGCGCTCCAGAGACATCAAGGAAAAAGCGGTGCGCGTCACCCTTACCACCATGGCAGGCAGTTCGCTGCTGGCTCTGGCTGGTATTGTCATTTTTCTCTTCATGGAAGGTCTGCCGCTTTTCAGCGAATACCCCTTCCTCAATTTTCTGTTTGGGCACCTCTGGTATCCCACTGAGGAACCGGGATTGTTCGGCATATTTCCCCTGCTGGTTGCCTCTCTGGCGGTGACGGTACTTTCATCTCTGCTGGCGGTACCCATGGGGGTACTGACAGCGGTTTACCTGACGGAAATCGCCCACCCCAACGTGCGCCGCATCATCAAGCCCTTTGTGGAGCTGCTGGCGGCATTGCCCTCGGTTGTGCTGGGCTTTCTGGGCATGGTGGTGCTTGCGCCTTTCTTGCAGGATTTTCTGGACGCGGCCACAGGGCTGAATCTGCTCAATGCCTCGCTGGTGCTGGCGCTCATGAGCGTGCCGACCATCTGCTCCGTGTCTGAAGATGCCCTGTTCGGCGTGCCGCGCGACCTGCGCGAGGCCTCGCTGGCACTGGGCGCGACACGCTGGCAGACAACAGTGCGAGTGGTTATTCCTGCCGCTCTTTCGGGCATAGGCACGGCTGTGATGCTTGGCATGTCGCGCGCCATAGGTGAAACCATGGTGGTGCTGATGGTTGCTGGCGGAGCGGGCATCATCCCCACCTCGTTGCTCGATCCGGTGCGGCCCATGCCTGCCAGTATTGCCGCCGAGATGGCGGAGGCCGCCTTCCGCAGCGAACACTACCATGCGCTTTTTGCCATTGGCATTGTGCTCTTTTTCCTGACGCTGGCCTTCAATCTGGCCGCCGGATACATAGCCGAGAAACACCGTCAGGTGGGAACCTCCAGCCTGTAA